From a single Nostoc sp. MS1 genomic region:
- a CDS encoding group I intron-associated PD-(D/E)XK endonuclease, which translates to MHHTKDKGDLAAAKVIADLVEKEYSVFVPVVTEHAPFDLIAYKDGKSYRIQAKYSSTGVLKNKTNWADKNGCHERKYNSDDFDFYGVYLPDINKVVYPSIKFGGCGIRTKPPKSPNPFYWWEDFTEFTEEAPKRTYKEFGVDLTTRKVNLEARVLTRKVVRPSKEELEKLVWEKPTAQIGKELGVSDKAVEKWCKAYGIDKPPRGYWAKTSS; encoded by the coding sequence ATGCACCATACAAAAGATAAGGGTGATTTAGCAGCAGCTAAAGTGATAGCTGATTTAGTTGAGAAAGAGTATTCAGTTTTTGTTCCAGTGGTAACTGAACACGCACCTTTTGATTTAATAGCCTATAAAGATGGGAAATCTTATAGGATTCAAGCAAAATACAGCAGCACTGGTGTTCTCAAAAATAAGACTAATTGGGCAGATAAAAATGGTTGTCATGAGAGGAAATATAACTCGGATGACTTTGATTTTTATGGAGTTTATTTGCCAGATATTAACAAAGTTGTATATCCATCTATAAAGTTTGGTGGTTGCGGTATTAGAACAAAACCACCTAAATCTCCTAATCCCTTTTACTGGTGGGAAGATTTTACAGAGTTTACGGAAGAAGCACCTAAGCGAACTTATAAGGAGTTTGGTGTTGATTTAACAACTAGGAAAGTGAATTTGGAAGCCAGGGTTTTGACAAGAAAAGTAGTTAGACCGTCTAAGGAAGAGTTAGAAAAACTGGTTTGGGAAAAACCTACAGCGCAAATCGGTAAGGAGTTGGGTGTATCTGATAAGGCTGTAGAGAAATGGTGTAAAGCTTATGGGATAGACAAGCCGCCTAGAGGGTATTGGGCAAAAACTAGTTCGTAA
- a CDS encoding Npun_F0813 family protein, with translation MFILKRQDVEISSIQHPKKDQQVPILHYQGQTFRLISVFKAGQEEEARALWRDLTDNRGKACVLLEEPDRFSVWGKVRLDQLGNDTGGHNKSGVFVQASILLLQSVYMDIEDFLGTKQAALFEKEIAEVMRKQQFPETSSIEAVKYWVATNPLEAAKLPAWKENHVSSFLQELYKLGKTYFGNANFAHQIADKLQDMPEGERSLFISWLNQSSLSKLWQ, from the coding sequence ATGTTTATTTTAAAACGGCAGGATGTTGAAATATCAAGCATTCAGCACCCAAAAAAGGATCAGCAAGTGCCGATCCTCCATTATCAGGGGCAGACTTTTCGCTTGATTAGTGTGTTTAAAGCTGGACAAGAAGAAGAGGCTAGAGCCTTATGGAGAGATTTAACTGATAACCGAGGTAAAGCTTGTGTCTTGCTGGAAGAACCAGATCGCTTTAGCGTTTGGGGTAAGGTACGCTTAGACCAGTTAGGTAATGATACTGGTGGTCACAATAAAAGCGGGGTGTTTGTCCAAGCTAGTATTTTGCTTTTGCAATCTGTCTACATGGATATTGAAGATTTCCTGGGAACCAAGCAAGCTGCACTCTTTGAAAAAGAGATTGCTGAAGTCATGCGAAAGCAACAGTTCCCTGAAACTTCTTCCATTGAAGCAGTGAAATATTGGGTAGCAACTAATCCCTTAGAAGCCGCTAAACTCCCAGCTTGGAAAGAAAATCATGTTTCCAGTTTTTTACAAGAATTATATAAATTAGGAAAAACCTACTTTGGTAACGCCAACTTCGCCCATCAAATAGCTGATAAATTACAAGATATGCCAGAAGGTGAGCGATCGCTCTTTATCTCTTGGCTAAATCAATCTTCACTGAGTAAACTGTGGCAATAG